From the genome of Alosa alosa isolate M-15738 ecotype Scorff River chromosome 20, AALO_Geno_1.1, whole genome shotgun sequence, one region includes:
- the LOC125285383 gene encoding mannose-binding protein A-like — protein MVCINMIKSAAAQCHSVTAMALSTLHLTVLCFALLLCLIGGAQTEVPPSCLASAGVPGNPGHNGLPGRDGRDGKDGREGVSGSKGDRGDPGVPVPGLPGKMGPAGPKGSKGENGVMEIPESADVLMKSLKTDIQTMGSRLSTVEKAMGFRIIRRVGMKYYVTEGLQDDFDAGLRFCRDAGGDLVLPKNEEENNVLVKMLQVLEAPIGWIRTTDRKTEGIFLDTDNSTLSFTKWKPGEPNDHNNNEDCSMVYTATGLWNDILCDRKYHIVCEIS, from the exons ATGGTCTGTATAAATATGATTAAGTCAGCTGCTGCCCAGTGTCACTCTGTCACAGCCATGGCTCTGTCCactcttcacctcactgtgcttTGCTTTGCGCTTCTGCTGTGTCTGATTGGTGGAGCACAGACTGAGGTTCCGCCCAGTTGCTTGGCCTCGGCTGGTGTCCCTGGCAACCCTGGACACAATGGGCTCCCAGGCAGAGATGGCAGGGATGGAAAAGATGGGAGAGAAGGAGTTTCAGGATCCAAGGGGGACAGAGGAGACCCag GTGTGCCAGTCCCAGGACTGCCGGGTAAGATGGGTCCTGCTGGGCCAAAAGGTTCTAAAGGAGAGAATGGGGTGATGGAAATACCAG AGTCTGCTGATGTTTTGATGAAGTCCTTAAAGACAGATATTCAGACTATGGGATCCAGATTGTCTACTGTAGAAAAAG CCATGGGCTTCCGCATCATCAGGAGAGTAGGAATGAAATATTATGTGACTGAGGGGTTGCAAGACGATTTTGATGCTGGTCTGAGATTCTGCAGAGATGCTGGAGGTGATCTTGTGTTGCCTAAAAATGAAGAGGAGAACAACGTTCTTGTGAAGATGCTACAAGTGTTAGAGGCGCCAATAGGGTGGATAAGAACAACAGACAGGAAGACTGAAGGGATCTTCCTGGACACAGATAACAGCACCCTGAGCTTCACTAAATGGAAACCAGGAGAGCCCAATGACCATAACAATAATGAGGACTGTAGTATGGTCTATACAGCCACAGGCCTCTGGAATGATATTCTCTGTGATAGAAAATACCACATAGTATGTGAAATAAGCTAA